A region of Nostoc sp. 'Peltigera membranacea cyanobiont' N6 DNA encodes the following proteins:
- a CDS encoding heterocyst differentiation related protein has protein sequence MSESMAFIGGVAVAGLAALVLLKGTNTPLQPNFAVAPQMPGTVVAPGMQSPMYPYGPYGQPVYPNPNQPPTAASADQRLEMEKLNTQMQLERLKNDNEQLKVQNQQLQGQVQNFNTQQQWQQAQQYNQQKAAAFQPQQNPSWWSSPMLWAVGGATLTIGGGVVVAGVLALFSPRQRPARTVQVIHPYQGNTPPLVPVRRAEFLPASRMEARRVEAPEYDEMH, from the coding sequence ATGAGTGAAAGTATGGCGTTTATCGGCGGGGTCGCCGTAGCTGGGCTGGCGGCTCTCGTATTGCTCAAAGGAACAAATACCCCCCTACAACCTAACTTTGCTGTTGCTCCGCAAATGCCAGGGACTGTAGTAGCGCCAGGAATGCAGTCGCCAATGTATCCTTACGGCCCTTATGGGCAACCAGTGTATCCCAATCCGAATCAGCCACCAACTGCTGCTAGTGCTGACCAACGCCTAGAAATGGAGAAGCTGAATACACAGATGCAGTTGGAGCGTTTAAAAAACGATAACGAACAGCTGAAGGTTCAAAATCAACAACTTCAAGGCCAAGTTCAAAATTTCAATACTCAGCAGCAGTGGCAACAAGCCCAGCAGTATAACCAACAAAAAGCAGCAGCATTCCAGCCGCAGCAAAATCCTTCTTGGTGGTCTTCACCTATGCTTTGGGCTGTGGGAGGAGCAACTTTAACTATTGGTGGTGGTGTTGTCGTCGCTGGGGTATTGGCTTTGTTCTCACCACGGCAGCGTCCAGCCCGTACTGTACAAGTGATTCACCCCTACCAAGGAAATACACCACCCTTGGTTCCAGTCCGTCGTGCTGAGTTTCTTCCTGCTTCGCGGATGGAAGCAAGACGAGTTGAAGCCCCAGAATACGACGAAATGCATTAA
- a CDS encoding serine/threonine protein kinase has translation MIGKLLDHRYQVIRVLAMGGFGQTYIAQDTRRPGNPICVVKHLKPGTDPRVFDTAKRLFNSEAETLEKLGNHDRIPRLLAYFDENQEFYLVQEYIEGHTLAEELLLGKRWSESQVIQLLQEVLEILEFVHRQGVIHRDIKPDNIIRRASDNKLVLVDFGAVKQLRTQLVTVGGQPSATVVIGTPGYMPTEQGQGKPRPNSDIYSLGIIAIQALTGLQPTELQEDPETGEIIWQQSVTVNSRLAAVLSKMVRYHFKDRYQNATEALQACKDAINPVPTLSPLQESIKSRPQVSRLQTVAVAPANPVKPARQDSSKSDPWPILIGILLAGGAAALVANVYPNVKNLALNLTGKDTSLANKCSAVVVGNSNIRSEPSSINSDNVLQTVADNTSFEVTGKRTRRGWIEVKLKSGRLAWAHSDVITNNGEWASCLREKGIATKIVDDGTLIATRPTPKPKAQSSDVVTPLPEKPKGSNSDAGKSQPNDNSANTIEQAKKKYDSGDIVGAIALLRSIPANAASGIQETGKMIAQWQDDWAKAEALSNEINKAIDDGKWDKVLDYRNHPEKLPNTKYWRNKIEPLFKQAAENLAKQALTKLENQGNQKSNQQKLPDTNQPAPKESPTTTETPKSGF, from the coding sequence ATGATAGGCAAGCTACTAGACCATCGTTACCAAGTAATTAGAGTCCTCGCAATGGGAGGATTTGGTCAAACCTACATTGCCCAAGATACTAGGCGGCCGGGCAACCCTATCTGCGTTGTTAAGCATCTCAAACCCGGAACTGACCCCAGAGTTTTTGATACTGCTAAACGCTTGTTCAACAGCGAAGCCGAAACCTTAGAAAAACTAGGCAACCATGACCGAATACCCAGGCTGTTAGCGTACTTTGACGAAAACCAAGAATTTTATTTAGTACAAGAATATATTGAAGGACATACCCTAGCTGAGGAACTTCTACTTGGTAAACGCTGGAGTGAAAGCCAAGTAATTCAACTATTGCAAGAAGTTCTGGAAATTCTCGAATTTGTCCACCGCCAAGGCGTGATTCACCGCGACATCAAACCGGATAATATCATCCGTCGCGCTTCAGATAATAAGTTAGTTTTAGTAGATTTTGGGGCTGTAAAGCAACTGCGTACACAACTGGTAACAGTGGGCGGACAACCCTCTGCTACTGTGGTTATCGGCACTCCTGGTTATATGCCCACAGAACAAGGGCAAGGTAAACCCCGCCCCAACAGTGATATTTATTCCCTCGGCATCATTGCCATTCAAGCATTAACAGGATTACAGCCAACAGAATTGCAAGAAGACCCGGAAACGGGCGAAATCATTTGGCAGCAATCAGTAACCGTAAACTCCCGATTGGCGGCAGTGTTGTCCAAGATGGTGCGTTATCACTTCAAAGACCGCTACCAAAACGCCACGGAAGCACTGCAAGCATGTAAAGATGCGATTAATCCAGTACCTACACTTTCTCCACTTCAAGAATCCATCAAATCCCGACCTCAAGTATCTCGGCTGCAAACGGTTGCAGTTGCACCAGCAAATCCTGTCAAACCTGCCCGTCAAGACTCTAGTAAATCTGACCCATGGCCAATACTAATTGGCATATTATTGGCGGGTGGTGCGGCTGCCTTGGTAGCAAATGTATATCCAAACGTGAAAAATTTAGCTTTAAATCTTACAGGTAAGGATACCTCTTTAGCAAATAAATGCTCGGCTGTTGTCGTCGGAAATTCTAATATTCGTTCTGAACCTAGTTCGATAAATTCTGATAATGTTCTGCAAACAGTTGCGGATAATACCAGTTTCGAGGTGACTGGCAAGCGAACAAGACGAGGTTGGATAGAAGTTAAACTTAAATCTGGTCGTTTGGCTTGGGCACACTCGGATGTGATAACTAATAATGGAGAATGGGCTTCTTGCCTACGCGAAAAAGGCATTGCAACTAAGATTGTAGATGATGGCACTTTGATTGCGACTCGACCAACTCCCAAGCCAAAAGCACAATCTAGCGATGTTGTAACTCCATTACCAGAAAAGCCGAAGGGGTCAAATTCCGACGCGGGGAAATCGCAGCCTAATGATAACAGTGCCAATACTATAGAACAAGCAAAAAAGAAGTATGATTCAGGAGATATAGTTGGAGCGATCGCACTTTTAAGGTCGATTCCAGCAAATGCTGCTTCTGGTATCCAAGAGACGGGCAAAATGATTGCCCAGTGGCAGGACGATTGGGCTAAGGCTGAGGCGTTATCTAATGAAATCAACAAAGCAATAGATGATGGTAAATGGGATAAAGTTTTAGATTATAGAAACCATCCAGAAAAATTGCCTAATACTAAATACTGGCGAAACAAAATAGAACCATTATTTAAACAAGCAGCCGAAAATTTGGCAAAACAGGCACTAACTAAACTAGAAAATCAAGGTAATCAGAAGAGTAACCAACAGAAACTTCCCGATACTAACCAACCTGCCCCTAAAGAGAGTCCCACTACCACAGAAACTCCGAAAAGCGGCTTTTAA
- the mnmE gene encoding tRNA uridine-5-carboxymethylaminomethyl(34) synthesis GTPase MnmE, with protein sequence MSEVFATTGTIAAIATAVVPQQGSVGIVRVSGSEAMALAQTLFHAPGRQVWESHRILYGYIRHPQTQQLVDEALLLIMKAPRSYTREDVVEFHCHGGIMAVQQVLQLCLENGARLAQPGEFTLRAFLNGRLDLTQAEGVADLVGAKSPQAAQTALAGLQGKLAHPIRQLRANCLDILAEIEARIDFEEDLPPLDDKAIISEIEKIAAEITRLLATKDKGELLRTGLKVAIVGRPNVGKSSLLNAWSQSDRAIVTDLPGTTRDVVESQLVVGGIPVQVLDTAGIRETTDRVEKIGVERSRRAANAADLVLLTIDASTGWTEGDGEIYEQVQHRPLILVINKIDLVEEIERKILESKMPNSKSKIFTAAATNQGIDALETAILEIVNTGKVQAADMDLAINQRQAAALTQAKISLEQVQATIAQQLPLDFWTIDLRGAIQALGEITGEEVTESVLDRIFSKFCIGK encoded by the coding sequence ATGTCAGAAGTTTTTGCCACTACTGGAACTATAGCTGCGATCGCTACTGCTGTTGTCCCGCAACAGGGTAGTGTTGGTATTGTGCGGGTGTCTGGTTCTGAAGCAATGGCTCTAGCCCAAACTCTCTTTCACGCACCAGGGCGACAAGTTTGGGAAAGTCACCGGATTCTCTACGGTTATATTCGTCATCCCCAAACCCAACAACTGGTAGATGAAGCCCTATTGCTGATTATGAAAGCACCCCGTTCTTACACCCGTGAAGATGTAGTGGAATTCCATTGCCACGGGGGAATTATGGCAGTGCAGCAGGTATTACAACTGTGTTTAGAAAATGGCGCAAGATTAGCGCAACCGGGAGAATTTACTCTCCGCGCCTTTTTGAATGGACGATTGGATTTAACTCAAGCCGAAGGTGTTGCTGATTTAGTGGGAGCTAAATCGCCTCAAGCTGCCCAAACTGCCTTAGCTGGTTTACAGGGAAAATTAGCTCATCCGATTCGGCAGTTACGCGCTAACTGTTTAGATATTTTGGCAGAAATCGAAGCTCGAATCGATTTTGAGGAAGACTTACCACCGTTGGATGATAAAGCAATAATATCAGAAATCGAGAAAATTGCTGCCGAAATAACGAGATTATTGGCAACCAAAGACAAAGGTGAGTTGTTACGCACAGGTTTAAAAGTGGCAATTGTTGGGCGGCCAAACGTGGGTAAGTCGAGCCTATTGAACGCTTGGAGCCAGAGCGATCGCGCGATCGTCACAGACTTACCCGGTACAACCCGCGATGTAGTGGAATCCCAGCTAGTTGTCGGGGGAATTCCCGTACAAGTGCTAGATACAGCCGGGATTCGGGAAACAACAGATCGAGTGGAAAAAATTGGCGTAGAGCGATCGCGCCGTGCAGCCAATGCAGCTGATTTAGTTTTGCTTACCATCGACGCTTCAACAGGTTGGACGGAAGGCGATGGAGAAATTTACGAACAAGTACAACACCGTCCGTTAATTTTAGTGATTAACAAAATAGACTTAGTAGAAGAAATTGAAAGAAAAATTCTTGAATCTAAAATGCCAAATTCCAAGTCCAAAATTTTCACAGCAGCAGCCACAAATCAAGGTATTGATGCTTTAGAAACGGCAATTTTAGAGATAGTTAACACCGGAAAAGTCCAAGCTGCTGATATGGATTTAGCCATTAACCAAAGGCAAGCAGCAGCTTTAACTCAAGCTAAAATATCTTTGGAACAAGTACAAGCAACAATTGCCCAGCAACTCCCCCTTGATTTTTGGACAATTGATTTACGCGGTGCAATTCAGGCATTAGGAGAAATTACTGGTGAAGAAGTTACAGAATCAGTTTTGGATCGGATTTTTAGCAAGTTCTGTATTGGTAAATAA
- a CDS encoding GNAT family N-acetyltransferase: protein MYISIRQANIQDTVIVSNVLLEAALWLQQRGEPLWRDSEVSPENISEDVAKGLFFIAECDGESAGTIKFQLEDLLFWPDISQEESAFVHRFAIRRRYSGGKVSSALLTWAVERAQKLDKRYLRLDCDASRPRLRAVYEGFGFRYHSDRQVGAYFVSRYEYEILPQVT, encoded by the coding sequence ATGTACATCTCAATCCGCCAAGCAAACATACAAGATACGGTGATAGTTTCAAATGTGTTATTAGAAGCAGCTTTGTGGCTCCAGCAGCGTGGTGAACCTCTGTGGCGTGATAGCGAGGTTTCGCCAGAAAATATCTCTGAAGATGTTGCTAAAGGTTTGTTTTTCATTGCCGAATGTGATGGTGAATCTGCTGGTACAATAAAGTTTCAGCTTGAGGATTTACTTTTCTGGCCTGATATTTCTCAGGAAGAGTCAGCATTTGTACATCGCTTTGCAATTCGACGACGCTACTCTGGCGGTAAAGTCTCTTCAGCACTGCTGACTTGGGCTGTTGAACGCGCACAAAAACTTGATAAACGTTATTTACGTCTAGATTGCGATGCTTCTCGTCCGCGCTTGAGAGCAGTATATGAAGGCTTTGGTTTCCGTTATCATAGCGACAGACAAGTTGGTGCTTATTTTGTTTCTCGCTATGAATATGAAATACTTCCACAAGTGACCTAA
- a CDS encoding HNH endonuclease, protein MDFINQAQKLADTIRDKAQEAASNVVNGMDEVVDGIKNATTEITTSSVHAVNDLQSLSTIATQAGFQTVQNVSKTFQQNAVAVATSSMVMADALQNLPKTAAELAQEMPKIANRLKYRAGVRVGDSPRSNADVMKLFEKIPGTSKLGAKEYTIRQFLRDKHGSHINPRSKGGSNAADNILWEVGVDNLRRGAKVMTVGEQFYIRVYNAVDSIVTNSGTIARLGITATGTAILTQVVVTAISYSLDLYRGDITVEEYKNLIFEAAKAAGIATPIVFLVLVAVLALFPEFTVILSAPVVVAGFNALLGISIATPIIQSLVRHVEAGGFGIETAEAYKTAFD, encoded by the coding sequence ATGGATTTTATCAACCAAGCACAGAAGTTGGCAGATACCATTAGAGATAAAGCTCAAGAAGCAGCCAGCAATGTAGTAAACGGGATGGATGAGGTAGTTGATGGAATCAAGAACGCTACTACCGAAATAACTACTTCAAGTGTCCATGCAGTTAATGATTTACAAAGTTTGTCAACCATAGCAACCCAGGCAGGTTTTCAAACTGTTCAAAATGTTAGTAAAACATTTCAACAAAATGCTGTTGCAGTTGCCACATCGAGCATGGTTATGGCTGATGCTTTGCAAAATTTACCTAAGACAGCTGCCGAATTAGCCCAAGAGATGCCCAAGATTGCAAATAGGCTGAAATATCGTGCTGGTGTTCGGGTGGGAGACTCACCTCGTTCTAATGCAGATGTCATGAAGCTTTTTGAGAAAATTCCTGGTACATCAAAGCTTGGAGCCAAAGAATATACAATTCGTCAATTTCTGAGAGATAAACATGGTAGCCACATCAATCCCCGTTCCAAAGGTGGATCGAATGCTGCTGATAATATCCTTTGGGAAGTAGGTGTTGACAATCTCCGTCGCGGAGCTAAAGTCATGACCGTTGGCGAACAGTTTTATATTCGGGTTTATAATGCGGTAGATTCTATTGTTACCAATTCTGGGACAATCGCTAGACTTGGCATTACTGCAACGGGAACAGCTATTCTCACCCAAGTTGTAGTAACGGCGATTTCCTACTCTTTGGATCTTTATCGGGGCGATATTACTGTCGAAGAGTATAAAAATCTAATTTTTGAAGCAGCAAAGGCAGCAGGGATTGCGACACCAATTGTTTTTTTAGTCTTGGTAGCTGTGTTAGCTTTATTTCCAGAATTTACAGTAATTTTGTCAGCACCAGTGGTTGTTGCAGGCTTCAATGCTTTACTTGGTATTAGTATTGCTACACCAATCATTCAATCGCTAGTCCGTCATGTCGAAGCTGGAGGTTTTGGGATAGAAACTGCTGAGGCTTACAAAACTGCATTTGATTAG